One genomic segment of Diceros bicornis minor isolate mBicDic1 chromosome 13, mDicBic1.mat.cur, whole genome shotgun sequence includes these proteins:
- the TNFRSF18 gene encoding tumor necrosis factor receptor superfamily member 18 isoform X1 has translation MQVRGARVALCCLALLCELSLGQHPAGGPSCGPGRHLRGTGTDVRCCRSCAPAEVCPEQNCTCVQPEFHCGDPQCKSCQHHPCPPGQEAQPHGSFRFGFKCVDCAAGTFSGGREGHCKPWADCSQFGFPTVFPGNKTHNAICSSWPPPTEPHGPLTIILLAVAACSLVLTVAQLGLHVWQLRRQQVHPPGQWCPGAGEAGAGLSADHSPSAETQLLLEVPPPAEDSCSCQFPEEERGERLSEDKGGLGDLWV, from the exons ATGCAGGTGAGGGGTGCGCGGGTGGCCCTGTGCTGCCTGGCGCTGCTCTGCGAGCTCAGTTTGGGCCAGCACCCTGCCGGGGGTCCGAGCTGCGGCCCCGGCCGCCATCTGCGTGGGACGGGGACAGACGTGCGCTGCTGCCGCTCCTGCGCCCCAG CCGAGGTCTGTCCTGAGCAGAACTGCACGTGTGTCCAGCCTGAGTTCCACTGTGGAGACCCGCAGTGCAAGAGCTGCCAGCACCACCCCTGCCCGCCCGGCCAGGAGGCACAGCCGCATG GGAGTTTCCGTTTTGGCTTCAAGTGTGTGGACTGTGCCGCAGGGACCTTCTCTGGGGGCCGCGAGGGCCACTGCAAACCATGGGCAGA CTGCTCCCAGTTTGGGTTTCCCACCGTGTTCCCCGGCAACAAGACACACAATGCCATATGCAGCTCATGGCCACCGCCCACTGAGCCGCACGGCCCGCTGACCATCATCCTTCTCGCGGTGGCTGCCTGCAGCCTAGTCCTGACCGTGGCCCAGCTTGGCCTGCACGTCTGGCAGCTGAGGAGACAGCAAGTGCACCCCCCAGGTCAGTGGTGCCCTGGGGCGGGGGAGGCGGGCGCCGGCCTCTCTGCTGACCACAGCCCCTCTGCAGAGACCCAGCTGCTCCTGGAGGTGCCACCACCGGCTGAGGACTCCTGTAGCTGCCAGTTCCCTGAGGAGGAGCGGGGGGAGCGGCTGTCGGAGGACAAGGGCGGGCTGGGGGACCTGTGGGTGTGA
- the TNFRSF4 gene encoding tumor necrosis factor receptor superfamily member 4 isoform X2, producing the protein MRMRVRAQWPRAPCSALLLLGLVLGAAAQLNCPGNTYPGGSKCCRECDPGYGMESRCHGKQDTVCRPCEPGFYNEATNYEACKPCTQCNQRSGSEPKQRCTPTQDTLCRCRPGTQPQRGYKLGVDCAPCPPGHFSPGNNQACKPWTNCTLVGKRTLQPASNSSDAVCEDRSPPATLPWETQGPPARPPTTQPTTAWPRASQGPSTSPTEPPRGPELAAILGLGLGLGLLAPVAAVLALFLHHRAWRLPPHVPKPPGGNSFRTPIQEEHADADSTLAKI; encoded by the exons ATGAGGATGCGTGTGAGGGCTCAGTGGCCCAGGGCGCCCTGCTCAGCCCTCCTGctcctggggcttgtgctgggcGCTGCGGCCCAGCTCAACTGTCCCGGGAACACCTACCCCGGTGGCAGCAAGTGCTGTCGGGAGTGTGATCCAG GTTACGGGATGGAGAGCCGCTGCCATGGCAAGCAGGACACCGTGTGCCGGCCGTGTGAGCCTGGCTTCTACAACGAGGCCACAAACTATGAGGCCTGCAAGCCCTGCACACAGTGCAACCAGA GAAGTGGGAGCGAACCCAAGCAGAGATGCACACCCACGCAGGACACCCTCTGCCGCTGCAGGCCTGGCACTCAGCCCCAGCGTGGCTACAAGCTCGGAGTTG ACTGTGCGCCGTGTCCACCAGGACACTTCTCCCCTGGCAACAACCAGGCTTGCAAGCCCTGGACCAA CTGCACCTTGGTGGGAAAGCGCACACTGCAGCCAGCCAGCAACAGCTCGGATGCTGTCTGTGAGGACAGGAGCCCCCCAGCCACACTGCCCTGGGAGACCCAGGGTCCCCCAGCCCGGCCCCCTACCACTCAGCCCACCACTGCCTGGCCCAGGGCCTCACAGGGGCCCTCCACATCCCCCACAGAGCCCCCCAGGG GCCCTGAGCTGGCCGCcatcctgggcctgggcctgggcctgggcctgcttGCCCCTGTGGCCGCTGTGCTGGCCCTGTTCCTGCACCACAGGGCCTGGAGGCTGCCGCCCCATGTCCCCAAGCCCCCCG gggGAAACAGCTTCCGGACCCCCATCCAAGAAGAGCACGCCGATGCAGACTCCACCTTGGCCAAGATCTGA
- the TNFRSF4 gene encoding tumor necrosis factor receptor superfamily member 4 isoform X1, translated as MRMRVRAQWPRAPCSALLLLGLVLGAAAQLNCPGNTYPGGSKCCRECDPGYGMESRCHGKQDTVCRPCEPGFYNEATNYEACKPCTQCNQRSGSEPKQRCTPTQDTLCRCRPGTQPQRGYKLGVDCAPCPPGHFSPGNNQACKPWTNCTLVGKRTLQPASNSSDAVCEDRSPPATLPWETQGPPARPPTTQPTTAWPRASQGPSTSPTEPPRGPELAAILGLGLGLGLLAPVAAVLALFLHHRAWRLPPHVPKPPGECHCGPSPAASRRGEAPAHLPPIAPSSSPGGNSFRTPIQEEHADADSTLAKI; from the exons ATGAGGATGCGTGTGAGGGCTCAGTGGCCCAGGGCGCCCTGCTCAGCCCTCCTGctcctggggcttgtgctgggcGCTGCGGCCCAGCTCAACTGTCCCGGGAACACCTACCCCGGTGGCAGCAAGTGCTGTCGGGAGTGTGATCCAG GTTACGGGATGGAGAGCCGCTGCCATGGCAAGCAGGACACCGTGTGCCGGCCGTGTGAGCCTGGCTTCTACAACGAGGCCACAAACTATGAGGCCTGCAAGCCCTGCACACAGTGCAACCAGA GAAGTGGGAGCGAACCCAAGCAGAGATGCACACCCACGCAGGACACCCTCTGCCGCTGCAGGCCTGGCACTCAGCCCCAGCGTGGCTACAAGCTCGGAGTTG ACTGTGCGCCGTGTCCACCAGGACACTTCTCCCCTGGCAACAACCAGGCTTGCAAGCCCTGGACCAA CTGCACCTTGGTGGGAAAGCGCACACTGCAGCCAGCCAGCAACAGCTCGGATGCTGTCTGTGAGGACAGGAGCCCCCCAGCCACACTGCCCTGGGAGACCCAGGGTCCCCCAGCCCGGCCCCCTACCACTCAGCCCACCACTGCCTGGCCCAGGGCCTCACAGGGGCCCTCCACATCCCCCACAGAGCCCCCCAGGG GCCCTGAGCTGGCCGCcatcctgggcctgggcctgggcctgggcctgcttGCCCCTGTGGCCGCTGTGCTGGCCCTGTTCCTGCACCACAGGGCCTGGAGGCTGCCGCCCCATGTCCCCAAGCCCCCCGGTGAGTGCCACTGTGGACCCAGCCCAGCTGCCTCCCGAAGGGGTgaggcccctgcccacctcccacctatcgctccttcctcctccccaggggGAAACAGCTTCCGGACCCCCATCCAAGAAGAGCACGCCGATGCAGACTCCACCTTGGCCAAGATCTGA
- the TNFRSF18 gene encoding tumor necrosis factor receptor superfamily member 18 isoform X2, protein MQVRGARVALCCLALLCELSLGQHPAGGPSCGPGRHLRGTGTDVRCCRSCAPAEVCPEQNCTCVQPEFHCGDPQCKSCQHHPCPPGQEAQPHGSFRFGFKCVDCAAGTFSGGREGHCKPWADCSQFGFPTVFPGNKTHNAICSSWPPPTEPHGPLTIILLAVAACSLVLTVAQLGLHVWQLRRQQVHPPETQLLLEVPPPAEDSCSCQFPEEERGERLSEDKGGLGDLWV, encoded by the exons ATGCAGGTGAGGGGTGCGCGGGTGGCCCTGTGCTGCCTGGCGCTGCTCTGCGAGCTCAGTTTGGGCCAGCACCCTGCCGGGGGTCCGAGCTGCGGCCCCGGCCGCCATCTGCGTGGGACGGGGACAGACGTGCGCTGCTGCCGCTCCTGCGCCCCAG CCGAGGTCTGTCCTGAGCAGAACTGCACGTGTGTCCAGCCTGAGTTCCACTGTGGAGACCCGCAGTGCAAGAGCTGCCAGCACCACCCCTGCCCGCCCGGCCAGGAGGCACAGCCGCATG GGAGTTTCCGTTTTGGCTTCAAGTGTGTGGACTGTGCCGCAGGGACCTTCTCTGGGGGCCGCGAGGGCCACTGCAAACCATGGGCAGA CTGCTCCCAGTTTGGGTTTCCCACCGTGTTCCCCGGCAACAAGACACACAATGCCATATGCAGCTCATGGCCACCGCCCACTGAGCCGCACGGCCCGCTGACCATCATCCTTCTCGCGGTGGCTGCCTGCAGCCTAGTCCTGACCGTGGCCCAGCTTGGCCTGCACGTCTGGCAGCTGAGGAGACAGCAAGTGCACCCCCCAG AGACCCAGCTGCTCCTGGAGGTGCCACCACCGGCTGAGGACTCCTGTAGCTGCCAGTTCCCTGAGGAGGAGCGGGGGGAGCGGCTGTCGGAGGACAAGGGCGGGCTGGGGGACCTGTGGGTGTGA